Proteins found in one Paenibacillus dendritiformis genomic segment:
- a CDS encoding spore germination protein, with product MSHHTRINADNPIFDSSRTDEFADRLTSVLGHPPDLVDHSFVIQQPELEGRCLFLETLVDKNKIEDNVLRMFAEQPLSPPSDGDSNVEEMVKRRIPIATISVAEDLATCTQRLLEGQCLLVIPGATHVLVLDVAKFQHRAVAEPKTETTVRGPQEALNEDAGISIGLIRKRIRTSDLCLEQMIIGTATETKVIMLYMKSLAPEGIVNEFRSRIGKIHTDSILEGTYVEEWIQDKSMTIFPTMVRTERPDVAVSHLLEGRVAVMVDGSPLVLIGPFTFMQSFTSPEDYYQRADIATFLLWIRFLAFMLAVFVPALYIAVTSYHQGLLPPSLLISISAQREGVPFPSFIEAFLMMTIFEVLREAGLRMPRVAGQAISIVGALVLGEAAVTAGLVSAAMVIVVAITAIAHFVAPFYNFGITQRFLQYFYMILAAVSGGFGILCGVLFTLIHLASLRSFGVPYLAPVAPTFVSDWKDVLVRVPRPSMTTFPRMNKTQRKKR from the coding sequence ATGAGCCATCACACCCGCATAAACGCCGATAATCCGATATTCGATTCATCCCGTACTGACGAGTTCGCCGATCGGCTGACAAGCGTCCTCGGACATCCGCCCGATCTGGTTGATCACTCGTTCGTGATTCAGCAGCCAGAGCTGGAAGGACGATGCTTATTTCTCGAGACGCTGGTGGATAAGAACAAAATTGAGGATAATGTGCTTCGCATGTTTGCCGAGCAGCCGCTGTCTCCTCCTTCAGATGGAGACTCGAATGTAGAAGAGATGGTGAAGCGGCGAATTCCCATCGCTACGATTTCCGTTGCCGAAGATCTGGCAACCTGCACGCAGCGGCTGCTGGAGGGCCAATGTCTGCTTGTCATTCCTGGGGCGACGCATGTGCTTGTGCTGGATGTGGCCAAGTTCCAGCATCGCGCCGTAGCGGAACCGAAGACAGAGACGACGGTGCGCGGGCCGCAGGAGGCGTTGAATGAGGATGCCGGAATCAGCATCGGCTTGATTCGGAAAAGAATCCGCACCTCCGACTTGTGCTTGGAGCAGATGATCATCGGCACCGCAACGGAGACGAAGGTGATCATGCTGTACATGAAATCGCTCGCCCCCGAAGGAATCGTCAACGAATTCCGCTCCCGGATAGGCAAGATTCATACCGACAGCATCCTGGAAGGCACGTATGTGGAGGAGTGGATTCAGGACAAGTCCATGACGATTTTCCCGACCATGGTAAGGACGGAACGGCCGGATGTGGCGGTATCGCATCTCCTCGAAGGGAGAGTCGCCGTTATGGTGGACGGAAGTCCGCTGGTTCTCATCGGACCGTTTACCTTTATGCAAAGCTTCACGTCGCCGGAAGACTATTACCAACGGGCGGATATTGCCACGTTTTTGCTCTGGATCCGGTTTCTCGCGTTCATGCTGGCCGTCTTTGTTCCGGCTCTCTATATCGCTGTAACCTCCTATCATCAAGGGCTGCTTCCCCCTTCGCTTCTCATCAGCATTTCCGCGCAGCGGGAAGGCGTGCCATTTCCGTCTTTTATCGAGGCATTTCTGATGATGACCATTTTTGAAGTGCTGCGGGAGGCAGGATTGCGGATGCCGAGGGTTGCCGGTCAAGCGATCTCGATTGTGGGAGCGCTCGTCCTCGGCGAAGCGGCCGTAACGGCAGGCCTTGTGTCCGCCGCGATGGTTATCGTGGTCGCCATCACGGCGATTGCCCACTTTGTCGCGCCATTTTACAACTTCGGCATTACGCAGCGGTTCCTCCAATATTTTTACATGATATTGGCTGCCGTCTCCGGGGGATTCGGGATATTATGCGGCGTGCTGTTCACCCTGATCCATCTTGCCTCCCTTCGGTCGTTCGGCGTGCCGTATCTTGCTCCGGTGGCGCCGACGTTCGTCTCCGACTGGAAGGATGTGCTTGTGCGCGTCCCGCGGCCATCGATGACGACCTTCCCCCGCATGAATAAGACGCAACGGAAAAAAAGGTGA
- a CDS encoding alpha/beta fold hydrolase, with product MNSIRIHGSAPYSVALVHGGPGAAGEMAPVAAALSRYAGILELHQTKYNIEELVTEMKEQLLASGHPPVTVIGYSWGSWLGFIFAARHPELVRKLILVGSGPFEEAYAQEIMSTRMKRLSSEERAEWNAMMSRLGAGEALPDLTRLDELMTKADTYEPLEDASKAEPLHVNADQHERIWAEASALRSSGRLLEHGKRIACPVVAIHGEHDPHPYQGVFAPLTDVLNGVTCILLPRCGHTPWKERHASHSFYDILGNELNS from the coding sequence ATGAATTCGATTCGCATCCATGGCTCCGCCCCTTATTCGGTCGCCCTGGTGCATGGCGGGCCCGGGGCAGCGGGAGAGATGGCTCCCGTAGCCGCGGCGTTATCAAGGTATGCCGGAATATTGGAGCTGCATCAGACGAAGTACAACATTGAGGAACTGGTCACGGAAATGAAGGAACAGTTATTGGCATCAGGTCATCCTCCCGTGACTGTCATCGGGTATTCCTGGGGCTCCTGGCTCGGCTTCATCTTCGCCGCTCGCCATCCCGAGCTGGTGCGCAAGCTCATTCTCGTAGGGAGCGGACCGTTCGAAGAAGCCTATGCCCAGGAGATCATGAGCACAAGAATGAAGCGCTTGTCCAGCGAGGAACGGGCCGAATGGAACGCCATGATGTCGAGGCTCGGCGCAGGGGAAGCCCTGCCGGATCTGACGCGGCTGGATGAGCTCATGACCAAGGCCGATACATACGAGCCGCTGGAAGATGCGTCGAAGGCGGAGCCGCTTCACGTCAATGCCGATCAGCATGAGCGCATCTGGGCCGAAGCAAGCGCGCTGCGGAGTTCCGGGCGGCTGCTGGAGCACGGAAAGCGCATCGCCTGCCCGGTCGTCGCCATCCATGGCGAGCATGACCCGCACCCGTATCAGGGCGTATTCGCCCCGCTGACGGATGTGCTCAACGGCGTAACCTGCATCCTGCTCCCACGATGCGGGCATACTCCGTGGAAGGAACGGCACGCTTCGCACTCATTCTATGACATTCTTGGCAATGAACTAAATTCTTGA
- a CDS encoding MBL fold metallo-hydrolase has protein sequence MLTISADMMGRAVTIHPTVLWDEDELVLVDTTYPGQLPLLTAEVSRAGLSFDRLSKVIITHQDLDHIGSLPAIAAHFAPQVEVLASPIEKPFIQGEQQLLKLTPAAIAEAVSSLPANVPEQWRLGFKHTLENPPTGPVHATITDRQRLPICGGIIVIGTPGHTPGHISLYHEPSRTLIAGDALIVEEGQLYGPDPRYCIDYALAQHSLAALLDYDIQQVICFHGGRYNGDGKQRIAELVKQKR, from the coding sequence ATGCTCACGATTTCCGCGGACATGATGGGACGCGCCGTGACGATTCATCCGACTGTGCTCTGGGATGAGGACGAGCTGGTATTGGTGGATACGACCTATCCCGGTCAGCTTCCTCTATTGACTGCCGAGGTGTCTCGCGCCGGCCTGTCCTTCGATCGGTTGAGCAAGGTCATCATCACGCATCAGGATCTCGATCATATCGGGAGCCTGCCGGCCATCGCAGCACACTTCGCCCCCCAGGTCGAAGTGCTGGCCAGCCCGATCGAGAAGCCGTTCATCCAAGGAGAACAGCAGCTGTTGAAGCTGACTCCCGCAGCGATAGCGGAAGCGGTCAGCTCTCTGCCTGCCAACGTACCGGAGCAATGGAGACTCGGATTCAAGCATACGCTGGAAAACCCGCCCACAGGTCCGGTGCATGCTACGATCACGGACAGGCAGCGCTTGCCGATCTGCGGCGGAATCATCGTCATCGGCACGCCGGGACATACGCCCGGACATATCAGCCTGTACCACGAACCGAGCCGCACCCTCATCGCGGGAGACGCCTTAATCGTAGAAGAAGGCCAACTATACGGACCTGATCCGCGATACTGCATCGACTACGCATTGGCGCAGCATTCTCTCGCCGCCCTGCTCGATTATGACATTCAACAGGTCATTTGCTTTCATGGCGGACGGTACAACGGGGACGGCAAGCAGCGAATTGCCGAATTGGTGAAGCAGAAGCGGTAG
- a CDS encoding GerAB/ArcD/ProY family transporter — MENVRISGWQFFLLVFNFTIGTAFFLSPGRLIIAARQDAWLIPLWTGGASILIACLWLMLARGNPGLSIVQICTKVAGNKIGGFFAVLYIFFFIETASWVTRNLGDFMKTALMPRSPISMFHLMFLAVVCYASIKGIQSIARVNELCTPLLVLLLIAICLFSLAEWKWERFEPMFTMNVWKTMKETRAFMGFPYLEVVCLMMIVPYVKTRIKSGLLLGLVLATVLLSGILFVTIGVLGVTRASHFLYPLYVIVQEVRIAEFIERVETTIVIVWLIWIFIKLCIAYYCAVAGICQLFRLQDRTWIALPLLLLISGLALTSGENVVENIEWGMRYMFEFASLFGVILPLMLLVLTWIRKRREGEEETPA; from the coding sequence ATGGAGAACGTACGCATTAGCGGGTGGCAGTTCTTTTTACTGGTGTTCAATTTTACGATCGGCACCGCTTTTTTTCTGAGCCCCGGCAGGCTCATCATTGCGGCTCGTCAGGATGCGTGGCTCATCCCGTTGTGGACGGGAGGCGCCTCTATCCTGATCGCTTGCCTGTGGCTGATGCTGGCGAGAGGCAATCCCGGCTTAAGCATCGTGCAAATCTGCACCAAGGTCGCCGGGAATAAGATCGGAGGGTTCTTTGCCGTCCTCTATATCTTCTTCTTTATCGAGACGGCTAGCTGGGTCACGCGCAATTTGGGCGATTTCATGAAGACGGCGCTCATGCCCAGGTCCCCGATATCGATGTTCCATCTGATGTTTTTGGCTGTCGTGTGCTACGCCTCGATCAAAGGGATACAGAGCATCGCGCGCGTGAACGAGCTGTGCACTCCTCTTCTTGTGCTTCTCTTGATCGCGATTTGCTTGTTCTCGCTGGCGGAATGGAAGTGGGAACGATTCGAGCCGATGTTCACCATGAACGTGTGGAAGACGATGAAGGAGACAAGAGCGTTTATGGGTTTTCCTTATCTGGAGGTTGTCTGTCTCATGATGATTGTTCCTTATGTCAAGACCCGGATAAAGTCCGGTCTTCTGCTTGGCCTTGTCCTGGCTACCGTCTTGCTGAGCGGCATTCTTTTCGTAACGATCGGCGTGCTCGGCGTTACGAGAGCATCTCATTTTTTATACCCGCTGTATGTCATTGTGCAGGAGGTGCGCATCGCGGAATTCATTGAACGGGTAGAGACGACCATCGTCATCGTATGGCTGATATGGATTTTTATTAAGCTGTGCATTGCCTATTATTGCGCCGTGGCGGGAATCTGTCAGTTATTCCGGCTGCAAGACAGAACCTGGATTGCGCTGCCGCTCTTATTGCTGATCTCAGGGCTCGCGCTTACATCCGGAGAAAATGTCGTGGAAAATATCGAATGGGGAATGCGGTATATGTTCGAATTTGCCAGTCTGTTCGGAGTCATACTTCCGCTGATGCTGCTCGTACTGACCTGGATTCGGAAGCGGCGGGAGGGAGAGGAGGAGACACCGGCATGA
- a CDS encoding alpha/beta fold hydrolase, with amino-acid sequence MDYEIFDLGDVLLQSGVTLPNAFLAYKTYGTLNAEKSNAILFPTSFGDQHYNNEWLIGNDMALDPESYFIIIPNMLGNGLSSSPSNTPSPYDQAHFPNVTIFDNVAMQHRLLTERFGIAKLALVTGWSMGAIQAFQWGASYPDMVERLAPFAGTAKTWPHNEVFIEGLRAVIQADCAWNSGTYAAPPETGLRTLGRVYAGWGFSQPFYREECYRTMGYDSLSEFITGFWEKSFIDADANDLLAMLWTWQHADISRNPLYHGNLPLALRSIRARTVVMPVTTDLYFTSEDSKYETSHIPNAVFRPIESIWGHLAGYGLNPEDTKFIDSTLKELLAAGR; translated from the coding sequence ATGGATTACGAAATTTTTGACTTGGGCGATGTATTACTGCAATCGGGGGTGACGCTGCCCAATGCGTTTTTGGCATACAAGACCTATGGAACGCTTAATGCGGAGAAAAGCAATGCCATCCTGTTCCCTACCTCGTTCGGGGACCAGCATTATAATAATGAATGGCTTATCGGGAACGATATGGCGTTAGATCCAGAGTCCTATTTTATCATTATCCCTAATATGCTCGGCAACGGACTGTCTTCCTCCCCGAGCAACACACCCAGCCCATATGATCAAGCCCATTTTCCGAATGTGACGATATTCGATAATGTAGCGATGCAGCATCGGCTCCTCACCGAACGGTTCGGAATTGCCAAGCTTGCGCTCGTCACAGGATGGTCTATGGGAGCCATCCAGGCTTTTCAATGGGGGGCAAGCTATCCGGATATGGTAGAGCGGTTGGCGCCATTTGCCGGTACCGCCAAGACGTGGCCCCATAATGAAGTCTTCATTGAAGGGCTGAGAGCGGTAATTCAAGCGGATTGCGCATGGAACAGCGGAACATACGCCGCGCCGCCGGAGACCGGCCTGCGGACATTGGGCCGCGTATATGCAGGCTGGGGGTTTTCCCAACCGTTTTACCGAGAAGAATGCTACAGAACGATGGGCTACGATTCCCTGTCCGAATTCATAACCGGTTTCTGGGAAAAGAGCTTTATCGACGCTGACGCCAACGATTTATTAGCGATGCTATGGACATGGCAGCATGCCGATATTAGCAGGAACCCGCTGTATCACGGGAACTTGCCGCTTGCATTGCGCAGCATTCGAGCCCGTACGGTCGTTATGCCGGTTACGACCGACCTGTACTTTACTTCGGAAGACAGCAAGTATGAGACGAGCCATATCCCGAATGCCGTATTTCGCCCGATCGAATCGATATGGGGCCATCTGGCCGGCTATGGGCTGAACCCGGAGGATACGAAGTTCATCGATTCCACCTTGAAGGAGCTGTTAGCCGCAGGACGATAA
- a CDS encoding MerR family transcriptional regulator, whose translation MFKISEFSKLSQVPAKTLRYYDQLGLLRPACKDSQSGYRYYTSEQLLRLQRIFALKDLGFTLEQIKQILHDEVSAADIRRMLLLKQAEVESLIQSETERLLRIEARLKQLEQEGDKLPRHEVLVKKLEPTMVVSIREATNRVRIPGLLAEIDEYLQWNGLPAASRHIVVWHSYAEGENGVELAVACPVPRLLPDTDRFTTMTLPGMTAASVTHMSRPGTESNVCIDLGAWIERNGYRISPELPSREVYASRQEGDGRMYVTDTQMPIMEVDAIC comes from the coding sequence GTGTTTAAGATCAGTGAGTTTTCCAAATTAAGTCAAGTCCCGGCAAAAACATTGCGGTATTACGATCAACTCGGACTGCTCCGGCCGGCCTGCAAGGACAGTCAGAGCGGTTACCGCTACTATACGAGTGAGCAATTGCTTCGTCTGCAGCGCATATTCGCGTTGAAGGATCTTGGATTTACGCTGGAGCAGATCAAGCAGATTCTCCACGATGAGGTGTCGGCTGCGGACATACGCCGTATGCTTCTCCTGAAGCAGGCAGAAGTGGAGTCCCTGATTCAATCGGAGACGGAGCGTCTGCTTCGGATTGAAGCAAGACTGAAGCAGCTCGAACAGGAGGGCGATAAGCTTCCCCGCCATGAAGTGCTGGTGAAGAAGCTGGAGCCTACGATGGTTGTATCCATTAGAGAGGCCACGAACAGAGTCCGGATTCCCGGCCTGCTCGCCGAAATCGATGAATATTTGCAATGGAACGGGCTTCCGGCAGCCAGCCGCCATATCGTAGTATGGCATAGCTATGCGGAAGGGGAGAACGGCGTTGAATTGGCCGTTGCCTGCCCGGTTCCTCGTCTCCTTCCGGACACGGACCGCTTCACAACGATGACGCTGCCCGGGATGACAGCGGCCTCGGTGACTCATATGAGCCGCCCGGGTACGGAATCCAATGTGTGCATCGACCTGGGGGCCTGGATCGAGCGGAATGGCTACCGGATCAGCCCGGAGCTGCCGAGCAGGGAAGTGTATGCGTCGCGTCAGGAAGGAGACGGCAGGATGTATGTGACGGATACGCAAATGCCGATTATGGAAGTGGATGCCATCTGCTGA
- a CDS encoding MerR family transcriptional regulator codes for MLYTVKEVSSLTNVTIKALHHYHKIGLLEPRKISEAGYRLYGTEELERLQHILFYKELDFPLEAIKELLEAESDRWTMLIRQEELLLARKRRLDNIIQTLQASKDSLAGGEPISPSEMFTGFASEEEWEEALREQQEHVQAAYGFDILESGTIDVPQMNEQAQEAAAFMEDMAAALRGGTKHDDEEVQRVIRTHLDFLNSHGHAVSAAEFAAQTRFFLQDDFHLRMLEGQQTGLAYYLAAAAASYAAE; via the coding sequence ATGCTATACACGGTAAAGGAAGTATCGTCATTGACGAATGTCACCATCAAGGCGCTGCATCATTATCACAAGATCGGGCTCCTTGAGCCGCGGAAGATTAGCGAGGCGGGGTACCGGCTGTACGGGACGGAGGAGCTGGAGCGGCTGCAGCATATTTTGTTCTATAAAGAATTGGATTTCCCGCTGGAAGCGATTAAAGAGCTGCTCGAAGCGGAATCCGATCGATGGACGATGTTGATCCGGCAGGAGGAGCTCTTGCTTGCCCGCAAGCGCCGGCTCGACAACATCATTCAGACGCTGCAAGCCTCTAAGGACAGCCTGGCCGGCGGTGAACCGATAAGTCCTTCAGAGATGTTCACAGGGTTTGCCAGCGAGGAAGAATGGGAGGAAGCGCTGAGGGAGCAGCAGGAGCATGTGCAGGCGGCCTATGGCTTCGACATCTTGGAGAGCGGGACGATCGATGTTCCGCAGATGAATGAACAGGCGCAGGAAGCGGCGGCATTTATGGAAGACATGGCAGCAGCGCTGCGCGGCGGAACGAAGCATGATGACGAGGAAGTGCAGCGCGTTATCCGGACTCACCTCGACTTTTTGAACAGCCATGGGCATGCGGTGTCCGCGGCCGAATTTGCCGCGCAGACCCGTTTTTTCCTTCAGGATGATTTCCATCTCCGAATGCTCGAAGGGCAGCAGACCGGCTTGGCTTATTACCTTGCCGCCGCTGCGGCATCCTACGCCGCAGAATAA
- a CDS encoding SgcJ/EcaC family oxidoreductase codes for MQAQATTEVESLYHQLIDAWNSRNASGMAELFAANGELIGFDGSLASGPDDILGHLQPIFEHHPTAPFTTKVKYVRLLESDTALLRAIAGMVPPGQSVLNPDVNTHHTLVAVHAGGQWRIELFQNTPAQFHGRPELVRQMTEELTEVLNRT; via the coding sequence ATGCAAGCGCAGGCAACCACAGAAGTAGAGAGTTTGTATCATCAATTGATAGATGCATGGAACAGCCGCAATGCTTCCGGGATGGCGGAGCTGTTCGCCGCGAACGGCGAGTTAATCGGCTTCGACGGCAGTCTGGCGAGCGGACCGGATGACATACTTGGGCATCTTCAGCCTATCTTCGAGCATCACCCGACAGCTCCTTTTACGACGAAAGTGAAATATGTCCGCTTGCTTGAATCGGATACCGCTTTATTGCGGGCGATTGCCGGCATGGTGCCGCCCGGACAGTCAGTGCTGAACCCGGATGTGAATACCCATCACACGCTGGTGGCGGTTCACGCCGGAGGACAATGGCGGATTGAATTATTTCAGAATACGCCGGCTCAGTTCCACGGCCGGCCGGAGCTTGTCCGGCAAATGACGGAAGAATTGACGGAAGTGCTAAACCGTACATAA
- a CDS encoding Ger(x)C family spore germination protein: MRLNTILQAGKRIIIGICCLCLAGCWDMIEVNELAIVNLVGMDRDPDNGKYTISYQVINPEGVATQKGGGMKAPVYTYRIEAFTPGDITDNLYDIIPRRPFYDHYQGVIVTERFAEAGMNELINFFEKQPDRRSTIYLFVTDAPLSDIMNTYIPIERLPGRAGRSILELKSRYSDQSSQQARAKDFAENMENFKLTVLPVIRLSALPSAPTAERFDSIDANEGNFQVKGGAVFKQDRMIGKLKDSEMTWYYLLSGQMGILYQSLLVNERRVDVQAPEPKVRRQLSLVSGRPVLHMDINAEMQILNNTQNEPLTMQNMEEIKLKFKQAVEKQASDFFDETKQKGWDLLGIEAQIRSSKGREWAAAKRDKELWKNAKLELSVKSTINTIGNTINPYKKRDNDGERTH, translated from the coding sequence ATGAGGCTCAATACCATTTTGCAGGCAGGCAAGCGAATCATCATCGGCATCTGCTGCCTCTGTCTGGCCGGCTGCTGGGATATGATCGAGGTCAACGAGTTGGCGATCGTCAATCTGGTCGGGATGGACAGGGATCCGGATAACGGAAAGTATACGATTTCTTATCAGGTTATCAACCCTGAGGGGGTCGCGACGCAGAAAGGGGGCGGCATGAAAGCTCCCGTTTACACCTACCGCATCGAGGCATTTACCCCGGGAGATATCACCGACAATCTGTATGACATCATCCCGAGGCGGCCGTTCTACGACCATTATCAGGGGGTGATTGTTACGGAGCGGTTTGCGGAAGCGGGAATGAATGAATTGATCAATTTTTTTGAAAAGCAGCCGGATCGCCGATCTACCATCTATTTGTTCGTCACCGATGCGCCGCTGTCGGACATCATGAACACGTATATTCCGATCGAACGGCTGCCGGGCCGCGCCGGCCGCTCCATTCTTGAACTCAAGTCCAGATATTCGGACCAGTCAAGCCAGCAGGCGAGGGCGAAGGATTTCGCAGAAAATATGGAAAACTTCAAGCTTACCGTCCTGCCTGTCATTCGCTTGTCCGCCTTACCGTCCGCCCCGACGGCAGAGAGATTCGACAGCATCGATGCTAATGAGGGGAATTTCCAAGTAAAAGGAGGCGCCGTATTCAAGCAGGATCGGATGATCGGGAAGCTGAAGGATTCGGAGATGACATGGTACTACTTGCTGAGCGGTCAGATGGGCATTCTGTATCAATCGCTGCTCGTCAATGAACGGCGCGTCGATGTCCAGGCCCCTGAACCGAAGGTGCGCAGGCAGCTGTCGCTCGTATCCGGCCGACCCGTGCTCCATATGGATATTAACGCGGAAATGCAGATTTTGAACAATACCCAGAATGAGCCGTTAACGATGCAAAATATGGAAGAAATCAAGCTGAAGTTCAAGCAGGCGGTGGAAAAACAGGCCTCTGATTTTTTTGATGAGACCAAGCAAAAGGGCTGGGACCTGCTCGGAATTGAAGCGCAAATCCGGAGCAGTAAAGGAAGAGAGTGGGCTGCGGCCAAGCGGGATAAGGAACTGTGGAAGAATGCGAAGCTGGAGCTGTCTGTGAAGAGCACCATCAATACGATTGGAAATACGATCAATCCTTACAAGAAGAGGGATAACGATGGAGAACGTACGCATTAG